GCCGTGTTCCCGGGCGAGCCGGAAGAGGTCGTCCAGGAGGTGGGCCGTTTTCGGCGCGATCAGGGTGACGGCTTGTCCCTCCGACGACAGCGAGCGGACGGTCGGCAACCGCCTCAGGGCTTCCACAAAGGAAGGGGGAAGAGATTCCGCTTTCAGTTCGATGGTATGATCCGAACTGAGGATCGATTTCAGCTCTTCCGGTGTTCCCGAGGCGATGATCCGCCCTTGGTCCATGATGTAGATGCGGTGGCAAAGCACTTCCGCCTCCTCCATGTAATGGCTGGTGTAGAGCACCGTCATCCCCTTTTCCCGGTTGAGGCGCCTTACCGTCTCCAGGATGTGGTGCCTGGATTGGGGGTCGATGCCCACCGTCGGTTCGTCCATGATGACAAACCGGGGCTCATGGAGGAGAGCCAGGCCGATGTTGAGCCGCCGCTGCATTCCTCCGGATAAGGTGCTCACCGGGCGGTGGGCTTTCGCTTCCAGCCCGACCAGTTCCAACACTTCGTCCACCCGGACCGCGAGGCTCTTCCCCTTCAGACCGTACAGACGGCCGAAAAATTGCAGATTTTCCCGGGCGGTCAGATCCGGGTACAGGGCCAGCTGTTGGGGGACCATGCCCAGTATTTGCCTTAAGGGAGCGGGGGAGGCGATCACGCTTTTTCCGTAAAGCAGCACCTCGCCCCGCGTCGGCGGTATCAGGGAGGCGATCATGGCGATGGCCGTGGTTTTTCCCGCGCCGTTGGGACCGAGCAGGCCGACAATCTCTCCCCGTTCGATGAACAGATTGATGCTGTCCACCGCTTTGACCTCCTTGAAGTGCTTGGTCAGATCCTGGGTTTCGAGCATGGGGCGCATCCTCCTTTCCGCAGTTTCAACCCCGGTTTTGTTTGGGCCGCGGCCGGAGGCCGGCCATGTGGAGCACATAGACCATGCTCAAGGGAATGACGCTCATGTTTTTCAAAAAGAACAGCAGGGCGTCATGGGCCGCGGAGCGGTCTTCCGTCTGGAGCCCCGGCAGCTGGATGACGGGATCCAGCAGCAGGCGGGTCGCCCACTGGAGGAGGAGGTTCATGAGTCCGTACAGGAGGACGATAAAAACCGCCAGCTGGGCGATGAACACGCCGGGCCAATCCCTGTTGAATTGGACGGAACACCGCTCGCCGAATTCGCTCCAGAAGTCTTTCCGGGAAAATTCCCGCAACGGGCGGTTCAACATCAGCGCGATCATGAGCAGAAACAGAAGGAGTCGGGCCGCCAGCACGGCGACTTCCATCCATGCCGGGGTTTGCAGATGGTTCCACATTTGGTAAAAGCGGAGGGAGGAAGGGACGAGCGAGAGAAGGATCAGGGACGGATGGCGGTAGAAAAAGGCGATGGAGGACGTGAACGTCCGAATTCCTGCCATTGCGAGCTTCATCAAGGGGGCCATCGGGTCATCTCCTCTTTTTTTCCCGTTTATTTTACCTTCCCCCTCCCTTTTTCAGATACTGCCTGCGGTCACAAACGGGGAAACACCCCGTGACTTCGGTCATGGTTCCGACGTCATCAAAAAAGGAAAACCTTGCCCGGGCATCAGGCAAGGTCGTTTTTCAGGGCATAGATGGCCAGTTGGGTCCGGTCGCGAAGTTCCAGTTTCTGCAGGATCTGGCTGATGTGATTTTTCACCGTTCCCACCGAGAGGCCGAGTTCGTCGGAGATTTCCCGATTGGACAGCCCTTCCCCCACCAAGCGGACGATGGTTCGCTCCCTGGGCGTCAGCGGGAGGTCCTGTGTTCGGGTCTCCGCTTTGGGCCGGGTCAGGAGGCGGGGCATCACTTTGGCGGCCACCGTGTCGTGAAGGATCATCCCGCCGCGTAACGCGCTGTGGATGGCGTCGATCAGTTTTCGGGGCTCCGCGTCCTTCAGCAGGTAGCCGCAGGCCCCGAGTTCAAGGGCTTTTAGGGCGTATTCGTCGTCGTTGAAGGTGGTCAGCACCAGGATTTTGGCGTCGGGACGGCGCGACCGGATTCGCCGGATCGCCTCCAGTCCGGAGAGGACCGGCATGCGGATGTCCATCAGGGTGATGTCGATCAGGTGTTTTTCAAACTGTCGAACCGCCTCTTCTCCGTTTTCCGCTTCCGCCGCCACCTTCAGCCGGGGATCCTGTTCAATGATCATCTTCAATCCCTGGCGCACCAAGTGCTGATCTTCCACCAACAGTACGTTGGGCATGGATATCCTCCTTTTCATCGAGGGGAATGATTCCCCGGACCGTGAACCGCTCCCGGGACGGGACGATTTCCACTCTTCCTCCCACTTGTTCCACCCGCTCCCGCAGGGCTTTCAATCCGAACCCTTCCCGGTAGGGCTTTGCTTCCCGGATGCGGTTGCTGACTTCGAAGCGGATGCTTTTTCCGCCGGGGAGGTCCAGGCTGACATCCACTTCCCGGGCAAAGGAGTGGCGCATGGCGTTGGTCAATCCCTCCTGAATGCCGCGGTAGATGGCCACGCATTTGTCAGCGGAGAGGGGGATGGACAGCGCTCCTTGTTTGGCGGTGAAGTTGACCCGGATTTGGCTGTCGGTTTCCAGCCGCCGGATCAGG
This region of Planifilum fimeticola genomic DNA includes:
- a CDS encoding response regulator — translated: MPNVLLVEDQHLVRQGLKMIIEQDPRLKVAAEAENGEEAVRQFEKHLIDITLMDIRMPVLSGLEAIRRIRSRRPDAKILVLTTFNDDEYALKALELGACGYLLKDAEPRKLIDAIHSALRGGMILHDTVAAKVMPRLLTRPKAETRTQDLPLTPRERTIVRLVGEGLSNREISDELGLSVGTVKNHISQILQKLELRDRTQLAIYALKNDLA
- a CDS encoding ABC transporter ATP-binding protein — translated: MLETQDLTKHFKEVKAVDSINLFIERGEIVGLLGPNGAGKTTAIAMIASLIPPTRGEVLLYGKSVIASPAPLRQILGMVPQQLALYPDLTARENLQFFGRLYGLKGKSLAVRVDEVLELVGLEAKAHRPVSTLSGGMQRRLNIGLALLHEPRFVIMDEPTVGIDPQSRHHILETVRRLNREKGMTVLYTSHYMEEAEVLCHRIYIMDQGRIIASGTPEELKSILSSDHTIELKAESLPPSFVEALRRLPTVRSLSSEGQAVTLIAPKTAHLLDDLFRLAREHGVTVTSVNIQSPSLEDVFLHLTGKALRD